The Salminus brasiliensis chromosome 8, fSalBra1.hap2, whole genome shotgun sequence genome has a window encoding:
- the ildr1b gene encoding immunoglobulin-like domain-containing receptor 1b: protein MEEKRGLIAALLCCLLPAELLAIQVTVPYTERSTTLFASIILRCDYSTSANQQDVLVTWRYKSFCLDPVLQYYSTAYQAALTLGQDPANDCPDRQRTVRTVIQKRGSNEPILGAEYRERKITIQNKADLVITEVMWWDNGVYFCSIDAAGDTIGDSDKEIKLIVYHWLTVLFIIIGALLLIILFGVCCCQCCPQKCCCYVRCPCCPRTCCCPEKAVMQHRMIREAQKAMTPWLHGQPIYSPVGSNGSSQANPLLYSGSFLDYPSKHNIPMGPMVVPPHQPGPPMVLPHGVQANGSMHGSGNGSMHGTHQMLDFLENQVRGMDVGPPLLQPQAQYMAAPLQALPPQRMVLPPQPMQPLTPAVPYNPGPPSMLSALDEMGVHGVERRVIQLPPIVGRAPSLTSRRAPRDDRGVLHFSSQSSGSSNRTGHYRDDSRRDPGSSRRGILRSYSDESGWDDRRGGRGSKGRRGGSSGERLHPRVRSKDELIEELERANPRRGSWSSEEDSHRGAARSRDRAWPEKPPSYSSIEIQPGHSRRTNERSSDKSSRSGVSVVI, encoded by the exons ATGGAGGAGAAGAGGGGTCTGATAGCGGCGCTGCTCTGCTGTCTTCTCCCCGCAG AACTGCTTGCCATCCAGGTGACGGTTCCCTACACAGAGAGAAGCACAACTCTGTTTGCCTCCATCATCCTGCGCTGTGACTATTCTACTTCAGCCAACCAGCAGGATGTTTTGGTTACATGGCGCTACAAGTCCTTCTGCTTGGACCCAGTGTTGCAGTATTACTCAACAG cATACCAAGCAGCTCTGACTCTGGGGCAGGACCCAGCCAACGACTGTCCAGACAGGCAACGCACTGTCCGCACAGTCATCCAGAAGAGGGGCAGTAATGAACCCATACTGGGCGCAGAATATCGCGAACGCAAGATCACCATCCAAAACA AAGCAGATCTGGTCATCACTGAAGTCATGTGGTGGGACAATGGCGTGTATTTCTGCTCAATTGACGCAGCTGGGGACACCATAGGGGACTCTGACAAGGAAATCAAACTCATTGTGTACC ATTGGCTGACAGTGCTGTTCATCATCATCGGGGCCCTTTTGCTGATCATACTGTTTGGTGTCTGCTGCTGTCAGTGCTGCCCTCAGAAGTGCTGCTGCTATGTACGCTGCCCCTGCTGTCCCAGGACGTGCTGCTGCCCAGAGAAAG CGGTGATGCAACACAGGATGATTCGTGAAGCTCAGAAGGCCATGACCCCTTGGCTCCATGGCCAGCCCATCTATTCTCCTGTTGGCTCAAATGGATCCTCTCAGGCAAACCCTCTGCTGTACTCAG GATCTTTTTTAGATTACCCTTCTAAACACAATATTCCAATGGGGCCAATGGTTGTCCCACCACACCAACCTGGGCCACCTATGGTACTTCCCCATGGAGTCCAAGCCAACGGAAGCATGCATGGGAGTGGTAATGGTAGCATGCATGGCACCCACCAGATGTTGGACTTCCTGGAGAATCAGGTGAGGGGGATGGATGTGGGACCTCCGCTTCTCCAGCCTCAGGCTCAGTACATGGCGGCCCCTCTTCAGGCCCTGCCTCCTCAGCGGATGGTCCTTCCACCACAGCCTATGCAGCCGCTAACTCCGGCTGTGCCCTACAACCCCGGGCCCCCCAGCATGCTTTCCGCCCTGGATGAGATGGGTGTGCATGGTGTGGAGCGCAGGGTCATCCAGTTGCCCCCGATTGTGGGTCGAGCCCCGAGCCTGACCTCTCGCAGGGCCCCAAGGGATGACCGTGGAGTACTCCACTTCTCCAGTCAGTCCAGCGGGAGCTCCAACCGCACAGGCCATTACCGTGATGACTCGCGCCGGGATCCAGGGTCATCGCGCCGCGGGATCCTGCGCAGTTACAGCGACGAGTCAGGATGGGACGACAGGCGGGGGGGGCGGGGATCCAAGGGACGCAGAGGAGGTTCGAGTGGGGAGCGCTTGCACCCACGAGTGCGCAGCAAAGATGAGCTGATCGAGGAGCTAGAGCGGGCGAATCCTCGACGTGGCTCCTGGAGCTCAGAAGAGGACAGTCACAGAGGAGCTGCAAGATCGCGAGACAGAGCCTGGCCAGAGAAACCACCCAGCTACTCTTCCATTGAGATCCAGCCTGGCCACAGCAGGAGGACCAATGAACGCAGCTCG GATAAGAGCTCTCGTAGTGGAGTCAGTGTTGTGATCTGA
- the ildr2 gene encoding immunoglobulin-like domain-containing receptor 2 isoform X3, whose amino-acid sequence MSVFSSLWIPFVLFSLLSCDGVQVTVKDERKFAMLFSPVVLQCQYTTHSTQAPVVQWWYKSYCTDRTRDSFTFPESLGVQGSELGATSHLDCADKSRTVRVVASGQGASLTLAEHYKGRDISIVNKADLRIGELQWGDSGVYFCKVVIADDLEGKNEGQVELLVLGKTGVLDDVLPEFELEIMPEWVFVGSVVLGSVLFLLLVGVCWCQCCPHSCCCYVRCCCCPDTCCCPKHLYEAGKMAKSGQPPQIAMYSPYYIPTPVVPQAAPALIDPKITAVPPSVENNIAGAAGSLSELSSLHDGDVDFRQTYRQVQKKALPPISDHNDTHFRAVSTGHTLRPTLYQSNHVEEHRDSRWNCRSEHLPRKAFDSRGRTCSLDELEEFARNYGPRAGRRGDHERDFDMELRSRDFRPPYRDGPRRFRDDEEDDGDDWRRRSPPLSPQKRRDTGDSERYATRRQSYDDAYLTSVLERKARGRGERGGRADEDSDTPSKGSSKKSSDCYYSRSPSNRPDEDDPLPPYSEVERYRTEQPMERERYRTVDAGARPFSYTRPGQGMSHTLQERREERDKPRKLTTHLSRDSLIV is encoded by the exons ATGAGTGTTTTTTCCAGCCTTTGGATTCCCTTCGTACTTTTTTCAC TGTTGAGCTGTGATGGTGTTCAGGTGACAGTGAAGGATGAGAGGAAGTTTGCCATGCTGTTCTCTCCCGTGGTCCTGCAGTGCCAGTACACCACCCACTCTACACAGGCCCCAGTGGTGCAGTGGTGGTACAAGTCTTACTGTACAGACCGCACCCGGGACTCCTTCACCTTTCCCGAGAGCCTCGGGGTCCAGGGCTCTGAGCTGGGAGCCACATCCCACCTGGACTGTGCGGACAAGAGCCGCACGGTCCGCGTCGTGGCTTCCGGTCAGGGAGCCTCCTTGACTCTGGCCGAGCACTATAAAGGCAGAGATATCTCCATTGTCAACA AAGCAGACTTGCGCATTGGAGAGCTGCAGTGGGGGGACAGCGGCGTGTATTTCTGTAAGGTGGTCATCGCTGATGATCTGGAAGGCAAGAATGAAGGCCAGGTGGAGCTGCTGGTTCTGG GTAAGACAGGTGTGCTGGATGACGTCCTGCCTGAGTTTGAGCTGGAGATTATGCCAG agTGGGTGTTTGTGGGCTCAGTGGTGCTGGGCAGTGTTTTGTTCCTGCTATTGGTGGGGGTGTGCTGGTGTCAGTGCTGTCCCCACTCCTGCTGCTGTTACgtgcgctgctgctgctgtcctgATACCTGTTGCTGTCCAAAGCACT TGTATGAAGCTGGCAAGATGGCAAAGAGCGGACAGCCTCCGCAGATTGCCATGTATTCTCCATATTACATTCCTACTCCAGTGGTTCCTCAAGCAGCACCGGCTCTGATTGACCCCAAGATAACTGCAGTGCCGCCCTCTGTGGAGAACAATATCGCTGGAG CAGCTGGCAGCCTATCAGAGCTGAGCTCCCTGCATGATGGTGATGTAGACTTCAGGCAGACCTATCGGCAGGTGCAGAAGAAAGCTCTGCCACCCATCAGTGACCACAATGACACACACTTCCGCGCAGTCTCTACAGGTCACACACTTCGGCCCACGCTCTATCAGAGCAACCATGTTGAAGAGCATCGTGACAGCAG GTGGAACTGCCGCTCAGAGCACTTGCCCAGGAAGGCGTTTGACAGCAGGGGTCGCACTTGCTCTCTGGATGAGTTGGAGGAGTTTGCAAGAAACTATGGCCCCCGCGCTGGTCGGAGGGGTGACCATGAGCGAGATTTTGACATGGAGCTCAGGTCCCGGGACTTCCGTCCTCCGTACCGGGACGGGCCACGACGGTTCCGTGACGATGAGGAGGACGATGGCGATGACTGGCGTCGCCGAAGCCCCCCCCTCTCCCCGCAGAAGAGGCGAGACACCGGCGACAGCGAGCGTTACGCCACTCGCAGACAGTCGTATGACGACGCATACCTGACCTCCGTGCTGGAGCGAAAGGCCAGGGGCCGGGGAGAACGGGGTGGGCGGGCCGATGAGGACAGCGACACGCCCTCAAAGGGCAGCTCTAAGAAGAGCAGTGACTGTTACTACAGCCGTTCGCCAAGCAACCGCCCTGACGAGGATGACCCTCTGCCTCCGTACAGTGAGGTGGAGCGCTATCGGACTGAGCAGCCCATGGAACGGGAACGCTACAGGACGGTGGACGCTGGGGCACGGCCTTTCTCATACACTCGTCCTGGTCAGGGCATGTCCCACACTCTGCAGGAgcgcagagaggagagagacaaacCTAGGAAACTG ACCACTCATCTAAGCAGAGACTCCCTCATTGTTTGA
- the ildr2 gene encoding immunoglobulin-like domain-containing receptor 2 isoform X2, translating into MSVFSSLWIPFVLFSLLSCDGVQVTVKDERKFAMLFSPVVLQCQYTTHSTQAPVVQWWYKSYCTDRTRDSFTFPESLGVQGSELGATSHLDCADKSRTVRVVASGQGASLTLAEHYKGRDISIVNKADLRIGELQWGDSGVYFCKVVIADDLEGKNEGQVELLVLEWVFVGSVVLGSVLFLLLVGVCWCQCCPHSCCCYVRCCCCPDTCCCPKHLYEAGKMAKSGQPPQIAMYSPYYIPTPVVPQAAPALIDPKITAVPPSVENNIAGAAGSLSELSSLHDGDVDFRQTYRQVQKKALPPISDHNDTHFRAVSTGHTLRPTLYQSNHVEEHRDSRWNCRSEHLPRKAFDSRGRTCSLDELEEFARNYGPRAGRRGDHERDFDMELRSRDFRPPYRDGPRRFRDDEEDDGDDWRRRSPPLSPQKRRDTGDSERYATRRQSYDDAYLTSVLERKARGRGERGGRADEDSDTPSKGSSKKSSDCYYSRSPSNRPDEDDPLPPYSEVERYRTEQPMERERYRTVDAGARPFSYTRPGQGMSHTLQERREERDKPRKLTTHLSRDSLIV; encoded by the exons ATGAGTGTTTTTTCCAGCCTTTGGATTCCCTTCGTACTTTTTTCAC TGTTGAGCTGTGATGGTGTTCAGGTGACAGTGAAGGATGAGAGGAAGTTTGCCATGCTGTTCTCTCCCGTGGTCCTGCAGTGCCAGTACACCACCCACTCTACACAGGCCCCAGTGGTGCAGTGGTGGTACAAGTCTTACTGTACAGACCGCACCCGGGACTCCTTCACCTTTCCCGAGAGCCTCGGGGTCCAGGGCTCTGAGCTGGGAGCCACATCCCACCTGGACTGTGCGGACAAGAGCCGCACGGTCCGCGTCGTGGCTTCCGGTCAGGGAGCCTCCTTGACTCTGGCCGAGCACTATAAAGGCAGAGATATCTCCATTGTCAACA AAGCAGACTTGCGCATTGGAGAGCTGCAGTGGGGGGACAGCGGCGTGTATTTCTGTAAGGTGGTCATCGCTGATGATCTGGAAGGCAAGAATGAAGGCCAGGTGGAGCTGCTGGTTCTGG agTGGGTGTTTGTGGGCTCAGTGGTGCTGGGCAGTGTTTTGTTCCTGCTATTGGTGGGGGTGTGCTGGTGTCAGTGCTGTCCCCACTCCTGCTGCTGTTACgtgcgctgctgctgctgtcctgATACCTGTTGCTGTCCAAAGCACT TGTATGAAGCTGGCAAGATGGCAAAGAGCGGACAGCCTCCGCAGATTGCCATGTATTCTCCATATTACATTCCTACTCCAGTGGTTCCTCAAGCAGCACCGGCTCTGATTGACCCCAAGATAACTGCAGTGCCGCCCTCTGTGGAGAACAATATCGCTGGAG CAGCTGGCAGCCTATCAGAGCTGAGCTCCCTGCATGATGGTGATGTAGACTTCAGGCAGACCTATCGGCAGGTGCAGAAGAAAGCTCTGCCACCCATCAGTGACCACAATGACACACACTTCCGCGCAGTCTCTACAGGTCACACACTTCGGCCCACGCTCTATCAGAGCAACCATGTTGAAGAGCATCGTGACAGCAG GTGGAACTGCCGCTCAGAGCACTTGCCCAGGAAGGCGTTTGACAGCAGGGGTCGCACTTGCTCTCTGGATGAGTTGGAGGAGTTTGCAAGAAACTATGGCCCCCGCGCTGGTCGGAGGGGTGACCATGAGCGAGATTTTGACATGGAGCTCAGGTCCCGGGACTTCCGTCCTCCGTACCGGGACGGGCCACGACGGTTCCGTGACGATGAGGAGGACGATGGCGATGACTGGCGTCGCCGAAGCCCCCCCCTCTCCCCGCAGAAGAGGCGAGACACCGGCGACAGCGAGCGTTACGCCACTCGCAGACAGTCGTATGACGACGCATACCTGACCTCCGTGCTGGAGCGAAAGGCCAGGGGCCGGGGAGAACGGGGTGGGCGGGCCGATGAGGACAGCGACACGCCCTCAAAGGGCAGCTCTAAGAAGAGCAGTGACTGTTACTACAGCCGTTCGCCAAGCAACCGCCCTGACGAGGATGACCCTCTGCCTCCGTACAGTGAGGTGGAGCGCTATCGGACTGAGCAGCCCATGGAACGGGAACGCTACAGGACGGTGGACGCTGGGGCACGGCCTTTCTCATACACTCGTCCTGGTCAGGGCATGTCCCACACTCTGCAGGAgcgcagagaggagagagacaaacCTAGGAAACTG ACCACTCATCTAAGCAGAGACTCCCTCATTGTTTGA
- the ildr2 gene encoding immunoglobulin-like domain-containing receptor 2 isoform X1 has product MSVFSSLWIPFVLFSLLSCDGVQVTVKDERKFAMLFSPVVLQCQYTTHSTQAPVVQWWYKSYCTDRTRDSFTFPESLGVQGSELGATSHLDCADKSRTVRVVASGQGASLTLAEHYKGRDISIVNKADLRIGELQWGDSGVYFCKVVIADDLEGKNEGQVELLVLGKTGVLDDVLPEFELEIMPEWVFVGSVVLGSVLFLLLVGVCWCQCCPHSCCCYVRCCCCPDTCCCPKHLYEAGKMAKSGQPPQIAMYSPYYIPTPVVPQAAPALIDPKITAVPPSVENNIAGAGSLSELSSLHDGDVDFRQTYRQVQKKALPPISDHNDTHFRAVSTGHTLRPTLYQSNHVEEHRDSRWNCRSEHLPRKAFDSRGRTCSLDELEEFARNYGPRAGRRGDHERDFDMELRSRDFRPPYRDGPRRFRDDEEDDGDDWRRRSPPLSPQKRRDTGDSERYATRRQSYDDAYLTSVLERKARGRGERGGRADEDSDTPSKGSSKKSSDCYYSRSPSNRPDEDDPLPPYSEVERYRTEQPMERERYRTVDAGARPFSYTRPGQGMSHTLQERREERDKPRKLTTHLSRDSLIV; this is encoded by the exons ATGAGTGTTTTTTCCAGCCTTTGGATTCCCTTCGTACTTTTTTCAC TGTTGAGCTGTGATGGTGTTCAGGTGACAGTGAAGGATGAGAGGAAGTTTGCCATGCTGTTCTCTCCCGTGGTCCTGCAGTGCCAGTACACCACCCACTCTACACAGGCCCCAGTGGTGCAGTGGTGGTACAAGTCTTACTGTACAGACCGCACCCGGGACTCCTTCACCTTTCCCGAGAGCCTCGGGGTCCAGGGCTCTGAGCTGGGAGCCACATCCCACCTGGACTGTGCGGACAAGAGCCGCACGGTCCGCGTCGTGGCTTCCGGTCAGGGAGCCTCCTTGACTCTGGCCGAGCACTATAAAGGCAGAGATATCTCCATTGTCAACA AAGCAGACTTGCGCATTGGAGAGCTGCAGTGGGGGGACAGCGGCGTGTATTTCTGTAAGGTGGTCATCGCTGATGATCTGGAAGGCAAGAATGAAGGCCAGGTGGAGCTGCTGGTTCTGG GTAAGACAGGTGTGCTGGATGACGTCCTGCCTGAGTTTGAGCTGGAGATTATGCCAG agTGGGTGTTTGTGGGCTCAGTGGTGCTGGGCAGTGTTTTGTTCCTGCTATTGGTGGGGGTGTGCTGGTGTCAGTGCTGTCCCCACTCCTGCTGCTGTTACgtgcgctgctgctgctgtcctgATACCTGTTGCTGTCCAAAGCACT TGTATGAAGCTGGCAAGATGGCAAAGAGCGGACAGCCTCCGCAGATTGCCATGTATTCTCCATATTACATTCCTACTCCAGTGGTTCCTCAAGCAGCACCGGCTCTGATTGACCCCAAGATAACTGCAGTGCCGCCCTCTGTGGAGAACAATATCGCTGGAG CTGGCAGCCTATCAGAGCTGAGCTCCCTGCATGATGGTGATGTAGACTTCAGGCAGACCTATCGGCAGGTGCAGAAGAAAGCTCTGCCACCCATCAGTGACCACAATGACACACACTTCCGCGCAGTCTCTACAGGTCACACACTTCGGCCCACGCTCTATCAGAGCAACCATGTTGAAGAGCATCGTGACAGCAG GTGGAACTGCCGCTCAGAGCACTTGCCCAGGAAGGCGTTTGACAGCAGGGGTCGCACTTGCTCTCTGGATGAGTTGGAGGAGTTTGCAAGAAACTATGGCCCCCGCGCTGGTCGGAGGGGTGACCATGAGCGAGATTTTGACATGGAGCTCAGGTCCCGGGACTTCCGTCCTCCGTACCGGGACGGGCCACGACGGTTCCGTGACGATGAGGAGGACGATGGCGATGACTGGCGTCGCCGAAGCCCCCCCCTCTCCCCGCAGAAGAGGCGAGACACCGGCGACAGCGAGCGTTACGCCACTCGCAGACAGTCGTATGACGACGCATACCTGACCTCCGTGCTGGAGCGAAAGGCCAGGGGCCGGGGAGAACGGGGTGGGCGGGCCGATGAGGACAGCGACACGCCCTCAAAGGGCAGCTCTAAGAAGAGCAGTGACTGTTACTACAGCCGTTCGCCAAGCAACCGCCCTGACGAGGATGACCCTCTGCCTCCGTACAGTGAGGTGGAGCGCTATCGGACTGAGCAGCCCATGGAACGGGAACGCTACAGGACGGTGGACGCTGGGGCACGGCCTTTCTCATACACTCGTCCTGGTCAGGGCATGTCCCACACTCTGCAGGAgcgcagagaggagagagacaaacCTAGGAAACTG ACCACTCATCTAAGCAGAGACTCCCTCATTGTTTGA